The following proteins are co-located in the Colius striatus isolate bColStr4 chromosome 6, bColStr4.1.hap1, whole genome shotgun sequence genome:
- the VCPKMT gene encoding protein N-lysine methyltransferase METTL21D gives MAGFVRELERRGGPALRLEQRAAGGVGCVVWDAALVLAKFLETGACPLARRHVLELGAGTGAVGIMAATLGANVTVTDLEELQELLMVNIENNKHLVTGSVRAKVLKWGEDVTEFQPPPDYILMADCIYYEESLEPLLKTLKDLTGPDTCVLCCYEQRTMGKNPEIERKYFELLQMDFELEEIPLDKHDEEYRSEDIHIVNIHRRPTSFPA, from the exons ATGGCGGGATTCGTGCGGGAGCTggagcggcggggcgggccggcCCTGCGGCTGGAGcagcgggcggcgggcggcgtGGGCTGCGTGGTGTGGGACGCCGCGCTGGTGCTCGCCAAGTTCCTGGAGACCGGCGCCTGCCCGCTCGCCCGCCGCCACGTCCTGGAGCTGGGCGCCGGCACCGGCGCCGTGGGCATCATGGCGGCCACGCTGGG GGCAAACGTGACGGTCACCGACCtcgaggagctgcaggagctgttgaTGGTTAATATAGAGAACAACAAACACCTGGTCACGGGGTCAGTCCGAGCCAAGGTACTGAAATG GGGTGAAGATGTAACAGAATTTCAGCCTCCCCCGGATTACATACTGATGGCTGACTGCATTTACTATGAGGAG TCGTTAGAGCCGTTACTGAAGACGCTGAAGGACCTTACTGGCCCTGACACGTGTGTCCTGTGCTGTTATGAACAGAGGACTATGGGAAAGAATCCTGAAATCGAGAGAAAGTACTTTGAG CTCCTTCAGATGGACTTTGAGCTGGAGGAAATCCCTCTGGACAAGCACGATGAGGAGTATCGCAGTGAGGACATTCATATCGTCAACATCCACAGGAGACCAACG
- the LOC133625630 gene encoding uncharacterized protein LOC133625630: MLGEAGVYMCLVLIRENFDYKRIDLRVVPWSPIQEGVELIPKIALMDMWDGPPLRINCAFTSQRECEALVQVKGWKMGPQGLWDRIEEGISWWNVGNRGIGWLNYTQPLLGKMDGQYLCVVVCGPYSNYGKRNVQGRPHLNQGIRATQGVYQANEGKIVILTCKVNPRMSFSDFGWWFGDSSIQPGRKYRIEKRLGGTIVLIINDVQSDDEGMYWCWIAKDAWWAHSRMLVSLIRGKYSRRRIRDLGNGTINFHRDEGRENLVVGLIRDFGMIQNVSKITACLPLPQAAGEPIPWGIIPITTMPETSVNFTWNCRQVSIKYEEWINGCLIKGDLTEKECRSLPEYYRWVRTGPYGRGGNIKGRCTVDSTLPIIGYWCSSTKIKVEKIRNEEIFQNVTQQQTLEDEWDTVWGPGLLESYSYLDPVQWCIQWTGEKDQTHDSVMATYTSVRPSRDQKEIWNCTKVFTCDSPESQIGLVPVRVLLKWGCECRGYNHTIKD; this comes from the coding sequence AtgttaggagaagcaggagtatacatgtgtttggtgttaattcgggaaaattttgattataagcgaatagatttgagagtagtaccttggtccccgattcaggagggagtagaactaataccaaaaatagctttaatGGATATGTGGGATGGCCCACCCTTGAGGATAAACTGCGcatttacttcacaaagagaatgtgaagccctGGTTCAAGTTAAAGggtggaaaatgggacctcaaggattgtgggacaggatcgaggaaggaatcagttggtggaatgtggggaacagagggataggatggctgaattatactcaacctctgttgggtaagatggatggacaatatctatgtgtagttgtatgtggaccctactctaattatggaaaaagaaatgtgcagggccgacctcatttgaatcaaggaattagggccacacaaggggtgtatcaggccaatgaagggaaaatagttattttaacatgtaaagtgaatcccagaatgagtttttcagattttgggtggtggtttggagatagcagtatacagcctggaaggaaatatcggatagagaagaggttaggcggcaccatagtattaataataaatgatgtacagtcagatgatgaagggatgtattggtgTTGGATAGCCAAAGATGCGTGGTGGGCCCACTCTAGGatgttagtatcattaattagaggcaaatatagccgaaggagaatacgggatctaggaaatgggacaataaacttccatcgagatgaaggacgggaaaacttagtggttgggttgattagagattttggaatgattcagaatgtatctaagattacagcatgtttgccactacctcaggctgcaggtgaacctataccctggggaattattccaataacaaccatgccagaaacctctgttaattttacttggaactgcaggcaagtatcaataaagtatgaagagtggaTAAATGGGTGTTTAATAAAGGGGGATTTAACGGAAAAAGAGTGTAGATCATTGCCAGAGTATTATAGATGGGTTAGAAcaggtccttatgggagaggtggcaatATTAAAGGTCGCTGTACAGTAGATAGTACTCTTCCAATAATTGGATATTGGTGtagtagcacaaaaataaaagttgaaaagattaggaatgaagagatcttccagaatgttacacaacaacaaactttggaagatgaatgggacacagtatggggacctggtttgttggaatcatatagttacctagatccagtacaatggtgtatacaatggacaggggagaaagatcagactcacgatagtgtgatggctacatacacttccgtgagaccatccagagatcagaaagaaatatggaactgtACGAAAGTTTTTACTTGTGACTCTCCAGAGAGTCAGATAGGTTTAGTCCCTGttagagttctgctgaaatgggggtGTGAATGTCGGGGATACAATCATACGATTAAAGACTaa